GTGTAATATAATGAATTCTTAGACATTTTCTCTGACTGTTATCAGAACATGACAGGAGCAGAATGTAAAAGGGTAAGCAGAAACAAAGgattattctttttttctcttatgaatgaacaaattatatttatgtaaCTGTATAGATAACTTATACTGAACGGCTCAGCTCAATTCGGCACTGTTCATTAGTTGATGATCAGTGGATTGGGGAATAGTATATAggaattgtatatctttttcaagtttatttgTAACCAATGGAATGTACTGATTTTATAACTAGTAGACCTGTTTTTACTTTAAATATTGTACCTTATTGTTTGGTTTCACATCTCATTGATTTTATTTAACCAGTTCCTGGTTATTTTTCTCCCGTTTCTTCTTTTACTTATATTTGTAGATCTGGACCATCGAAATATTCATCCACAAAAACTTTGTTTTATTGTTGCTAGCATTGTGTTCAAATGTATTTTTGTACTATGAACTGCCTATGTATCAAATCCTGGCAAATTTTGATAAGAAGATCTTGTTTGAATGTTTGCTTTATGGCCAATCATCAATGCATTCTGTTGTCTCATCTCTCCTTGGTATCTGGGTTTGTTTTGGTAGATTGCACAACGGAACAGTTTGGATGTGGACGTTGACCTGGCTTTGGGTTTTGCATCTCACTACTGCAAGATTGGTACTATGGAATGTCTTGTTGAAGAGGGTAATGCCATAGCCTTCTTGGGCCCTTTGATGAGAGCTGCAGAGAGGGGTTGTATGCAGGTGGTTGAGTGGTTTGTGAATAGGGGTTGCCGAGACATGGAGCTATGCCTTGCTCTGACAGCTGCAACATCTAGCAGCCAAGTTGATGTTGCTGCCTATCTCCTTCCTCATGTTCCCCATCATGTTCTTTCAGCACTAAGCATTGAAATTCTGAAGGCTGCTGGTGAAAGAAGTGGTGGGTCTCTTGATGGTGTTGCATTTCTTCTCCATTCTGACTTCTTAGGAGACCCTGCAGCTACCTATGCTGTTGCCGATAATATTGCTCGGTCTGACGACGAGGGTGTAACTCATGAGCTAAGGGCATTTCTTAGAAAGAATTGGTCCGAGGAAGCCTTCTTGGATGGAAGAAAAGAGGAACAAGAGCATTACATGAACTTTATGAGGATTTTAAAGTGGGGTGGATCTCCTATATGCTTAAGAGATCTTCCAGCCCCACTGAGGATAACAATTGCTTACCTGCCACTGTATAGGGAATGTGTCAAGGCAGGGGGCTGTTTGTTGTCACAAAGGCTGAGAGGGCAGCTTATTGAAGCTGTGAGAACGCTTGGTGGTGGGGTCTTAGAAGGGGTGAGCCAGTGCAAAGAGCTCTTAGCTTTTCTGGAGCACCATCTTCCTCCGTTTTTTCTTCAACCACCGAGCATTGTGTAGCAAGATTTCTTCCCAATATTTTGGTTTTTGCTTCTGTATTGTATCTCACGATCTGGCATATGTAATGAATAATAACATGTTAGCTCGGTCAGGTGACAAAGCTGAGAATCTGACATTTGCTAATTTTCCGTATATTCAATTTAGATTACTGCACATCTACATGAACGTATTCTAGGGTTCTGAATGTGTATTGATGTATCATTTGTGATACAGTCAACTAAGCAGTTGAAAAATCATGGGCTTGTATTTCCGACTAGGCGACTACAGTTATATATAACATTCATACTAGCCTCAATCCATTTCATTATGTTGATTACCGGTTGAATGATGGCAGGTTTACAAGGACAGTGGCCCCCAAGTTCAAACAGCAATTGGAATGCTGCAACAGCATACTGAGATGGGCACTCATCAGTCATCACTTGCTAAGTCTTGTGTTTAGAGTAGACATGCCCGAGCATCATCAGAGATGTgaatgaataaaatcaataaatcATATCACACCTCTTTTTTCTTGTATATCAAGGCCCTTTAACTTTTTAGAAATTTGTTAATACATGTCTTTTAGGTAAATGATAATAATAGGGTACCACTTGTAATTAGAAATGATGAAAAGGTGAAGCCCATTATTAAAGCCCAACACTCAATCTTATCAAAATGCAAGCGATTGTAATGGATAAGAACCTAGAAGATTCAACTATAACTCCTCCATATTTATTTAAGAAATATTTGATACCTCGTcaaatattgaaaataaatttttcgCACACCCTTATTATACACGCTCTATACCCACCACTTTAAGTAAATATCAAGTGTCAATTTTCTTAACAAACTTATAATTCtaatattataaataatttttgGCATTTACTTTGGTGGTGGGCATGGGATGGACGACAAATTTACTTCCTCCTGCGCTATGTATCAAAACCTTCAACACTTGATTAAATCTTGATAAAATAGTCCCTACTCCCTAAAAACGACACTGGACCATTACTCAGTCAGCAACACGACCAACAACCCCAACCTTATCAAAACCGTCGCTCAAGGAGGAGAGATAACAAGCCaacaaattcaagacaaactaaacaaaacaaccaaaaaaagaaaaagaaagatgacTCAGGCCTAGGCCCAAAGAGGACCCAGGCTCTGGACCTCTGGTCATACCCAAGGTCCGGACCGAAAGGTTGAGATGGTGGCCCTACCACTACCGCCAGCTGTTGACCAAAACGTGTCCAGTCCTTGTCTACACGAAGTAAACCCACCATGAACCACAACCACACCGCGGTTTCGACCCGGATTCGAAAAACCCAGGCAGCCAATCGACGTACTCTCTCCTTAGGAATGACACTGCAACTCCACGCCTCTCCGCCGAACGACCGCCGGCCACACTTGGCTGACACCCTAATCCTTGCCAGTTGAAGCATCTAAGCCACCCAATTTTACGGCGCTCTCGATGAAAAGGTGAAGTCTTTGTTGCACATGATAATGGGTATTAGGTCGCCTCTTTTTACATCAAATTGATATAATGGTCGCTCATTTTTCATGAAAATGAATAATACAATAAGAAACAACAATTGTATTATTTGTATCAACGCATGCCTCACATATGCCACTATAAAATGTAAGGACTTTCGAAATCTCGAGACGAATTCATGTCAATATTCATTtcgaaatgtttttttttccgataATAGATTGGGATATATACTCAACCAAATATCAGCCGGACTGATACCTGTGGGGGAGTTTTACGCTCACTCTTACCAACTCGATCTCTTGTGATCTACTGTCATGTTTTCGCAAGATGGAGCCAATGTGAAATGCAAATAAAATCTCAACTAATTACGAACTTTGGATTAGTACAAAATGCGGTTGTATTGAACATGTTGGTGAGAAGAGAATTACAAAATTGTACGATGAACAAAACTCAAAAGAGGAGACATTAATAAAGAAATGCGCAGCATCCAAGGAAACACGATTTTAGTTTACTTACACTGTATAAGTCAAATCCCTCACATTGGAAGGCATGAAAGCCAAGATCATAAGCACTGCTAGAATGCCAATGGGTAGAAATAGCAACATGAAAGGCGGGGGAGGTAATGGTGGAAGTATCAAAGGAAGGATCAGCAGAGTCGCCGTGAGGCATACAAGCAAGAGCAAGGACTCGAGGCTAAAGTAGCTTGCTGGAATCAGTCTTCTGCTGCTACCCCTACCGTGTGATAGTGATCGACGATACAATAAAGATGATCTCTGATGATAATGTTGATGGTCTAGACCTACATTATGTCCTTCGTCCCCTTGGGGTCTTGCTTTGACATCCATATTAAGGCAACTTGAACAATGAGCTTGCAAATCAATAAAGCCTTTCGAAAGTCTCGCGTCTGCTTCAGGAACttcaaatttcatttataCTAGTCCTTGGCAGCCCGCCCCCCAAAAGTGAAATTCCAGACCAAAACTCAAAAGTCTCTAATCCAGAAATGATGCCGGTTTTATACAAATCTGATATGACAATAATGCGCAATGCTCCACATGCAGAGATCAGTAATCCATTTGCGAAAGCTGAGTAATACAATCAATCAACAAGGAACCATAAATTCTCTTTTCTAATAAATATGAATCAGACTGATCCTTGATGCTTCTAGGACGTGAACAAACTTGAACGCGTACTAGATCCAAACCCCAAATCACAAGAAAACGTCACTGATTCCTCAGGTTTTTAATGGACAAACCATGATACGCCGTCCCTGAAAAGCCAACTGCAGAGAAAATTTCAATCAAAACCAGCATTGAAAGCGAAATCATTGAATCAGAGAGCATATGCTATTTAGCGGCGATCTGCATACTGGCAATCAAGTCTAAAATGCAGGTGTGGCAAAAATTTATTTCTAAAGTTTATGCCTTGTGCCTGAAACAAGCCTAAATATAGAGAGAAAAGGAGGACACCATGTAATTCACAAATTCAAACTGTTGCGTTTTCATCGATGAGAGTCAGTTTTTTTCTGGTTATAAAAGCAAAGCAATGATATAAAGCTGTGAACAGAAAAAGAGTATTATAAGAGGCCAGGAGTGTTGATACCTGTTATTGTGTGGTGTTGTCTGATTAGGGTGATCTTGGTGATAAAAGAATTTC
This genomic interval from Argentina anserina chromosome 1, drPotAnse1.1, whole genome shotgun sequence contains the following:
- the LOC126791030 gene encoding protein AUXIN-REGULATED GENE INVOLVED IN ORGAN SIZE; translation: MKFEVPEADARLSKGFIDLQAHCSSCLNMDVKARPQGDEGHNVGLDHQHYHQRSSLLYRRSLSHGRGSSRRLIPASYFSLESLLLLVCLTATLLILPLILPPLPPPPFMLLFLPIGILAVLMILAFMPSNVRDLTYTV